The window GTCCTGGGCTACGGAAGAAGCTTTTCATATACCTTTAATGAGGCAGGAGACTACACCTTTAAGCTGGAGGAGATTCCTGGCGCAGAGTTCATTCTAACAGTGAAGTAAAAGAAATCCTTTTGTGAAGTGAGCGAAATCCTTCTGTGAAGTGAGCGAAATCCTTCTGTGAAGTAAGAAATGAACGAAAAATATGGATCCCTGGCTGGTAAGCTAGCTCAAAATAAAGCTAATTCAGGTGAAAATGGAGATCAGCTTTTCCAGAAGGGAACCATTTTTAGATAATTTTACTTTTTTTCATTAACCTGCATTCAAAAATATCTCTCAAAGGTATTGTATGGGGTGGTTAGATCCATAAAGAACCTTTTAAGGTAGGAACTTTTTTGCTCTATCTGAATATTTGTTTGCAGAAGTCTAAAATATCTTTGCATGCAAACAACGCACGTGAATTTCATCTTACCTCAGCAGGAGACCCCTTCCTCGCCATTTTCGGCTTGCCGGAAATGGCAGGTGGGGGAGGAATGCGTCATCTGTACCATCTGAACTAATGTTGTACTCCTCGCACTCAGTCTCCTGCATTTTTTCTTAACATTAACACTATCTGAAATTTTGTTTCCGAATATATCTGAGATTGAAAAATACCCGGATGACCGTTTGCCACGAATGAACCCGATCCCGTTTTCCGTTTTTACAAGATCAAATTTCCTGAGCCCAAACAGCTTTCCGGTAGGCATTTTCTTCTCTGACCTCTTCCCTCTCCGCTGCTGATAATCTCCCGCAGGAACGTTTCTTTTTAGAAAAACCGAATCTTCTACCTCTACTTTCTGATCGTCCCTGCAACAGATAGCAACAGCATCAAAGTAATGTGTTTTTTCGAGTCCCAAAACCTGTTCTCGCCGGAACTTTGTTTCGTACCCGAAAGTCTCTGCAAAATTCCACCCGGATTTCCGGATTTGGGATTTGAGAATCCCAATTTCAGTTGCATGTTTTGTTTTTGACTTGCTTCCTGAGAGTTTGAATTCTCCATTGTGCAGGGCTTTGTGACAGGTTTCACAAAGCGTAATCAGGTTTTCCGGAGCATCTGATCCCTGGTTTGACCTGAAAACAATGTGATGGCAATGTAGCCGGGAATCCTTTGACTTTTCCCTGCAATGCTGGCAGGTGTAGTCGTCCCGATCCAGAACGTAAGCTTTGACATTGTAGAAGCCTTTAAGGTCCCCTTCCTGATACCCAACCCCGGAAACCTCCGAATTTGTTATTTTGTGAATATCAAAGGAAGCAAGTTCTACCTTCCACCCGGTTACAGGAAGCAGGGATTCCAAAAATCTTTTTTCCCGGAAATGAGCTTCAAGTTTGCTTTTGATGGAAGGAGCTAATCTCCCTTCTCTCCTTGAATTTCCCCGGTTATCAAATCTTGCAGGTCTATACCTTGTTTTTCTACCTCTTCTGGTTCTCCGGTACATCTTCCGTTGGTCCATCTTTTTAGAAACGTTTTCTCTAAGGTAGATTTCGGACTGATACAACACTTTTCCGTTAGCAATGGCTGCACAGCCCACTACCTTAGAGCCGGTATCCATTCCTGCAATTACAGGTTGAGTATAGCCACTGCTTCCGAAAAGTAACTTGATTGTGAATGGAGTATTTCGGACCACTTTTGCCTTGCCTGCTTGCAGTAGCTTTCTGGCTTTTGAAGGTTTACAGGGCATAAGTGATTTTTTGTTTTGATTGATTACGAAAACTAACATATAGTTTTCCTCCGAAGAGTTATGCGTATCCGAATTGTGGACTCCAACTTCGTGAAGTTGGAGTGTTACAGCAAAGATGGAAGGACTCCAACTTCGTGAAGTTGGAGTGTTACAGCGTAGCTGGAACCAGTCAATTCCGGAATCCGTCTTCCTCTCGATCTGATATGGAAAGGTTTAACGATGCAAGCACTGTCCCTACCTCTCAGGACTGTTTAACCGGCATCCTTAGAGCCTTAAACTGAGGCGGCATTCAAGGGTAACTATTTCTTTCCTATCGTTTACCGATTTTCCATTGCTCCTAATCGGTGATCTGGTCAACCAGGGCTTGTTAGACAAGCCCCTTCCTCAAAAACCTGAGCCGTTAGGTGAAGGTTTTAGGGAGGGGTAATTGACCCAAACTTTTTCTTTGAATTATAAATAATTATAATTGAAAAGTACAAAACTATATTTATATATATTTAAATTTACAGGAAGAGCTAAAAGCTTGAAAACAGAAAAAAATCCTGTAAAGTCAAAACTTAAGATTAAATAGCATTAGCAATTACATAAAGAAGAATAGACAATTACTATTCGAAAGATTTAGACACCTTTAAGTCAAAACATCAAAAAACTATTTGAAACTTAAAATTATTTCTGCAGATTTCCTAATTCCATAACCGAAAAATATTGTGGGGAATAATATGAAAATAAAACTCATTGTTCTGCTTCTGGTTTTAGGTGTAGTTTTGTTCTCGGGATGCGCTGGAAATGAAAAGCCCTCCCCGAACGAAACAGTAACTCCGGAAGACGCAGTAACCCCGGAAGAAATTGTAACTCCGAAAGAAATTGTAACTCCGACAGAGACCGAAAACCCTGTAGTTACGGAAAGCGGGGAAGAAGATGTAACTCCGGGAGTAAATGTAACTCCGGAAGTAAATCAGACCGAAGAAGGGCCGGTAGTTAACACATCCGGTATAAGGACAGCTCCCTATATTGTAAGATTGGACAACTACAGAGCATCTCCCTCAAGCCTTGATCTCAAAGAAGGAGAAACAGTTGCCTGGATTAACTATCATGACAGCCCGAGGAGAGTCTTTACTCTTACCAGTGAAGAACACCTCTTTGAGGATATGGGTCTTGTGTACAGGCGTTCCTTTGCATATACCTTCAATGAAACCGGGACTTACAACTTCACCGTTATAGGGCAACCTAGAATGACTGTCAATATAACTGTGAACAAGCCCTGAATCAGTGTTCCGAATAAGTTTTCTAAAGAAGTTTTCTAACGAAATTTTCTAAAGAAGCTTTTGAATAAACCAATTAATAATATATTTCAAAAAGTATATACGGCTTTATCTGGAAAGGCAGCAAAACTTTCCAGTAACTTTACTTTTTTTAGATTCCATACTTTGCCACCCGTGCCTATTTCTGATAACTTTCGACATCTGAATCCTGAATAAACAAGGCTTACAGGCAAAAAGCCAGCTAATAATCCAATTAACCATACTTCCGGAAATTAGTTTTTCAGGGTAAACAGTTTCAGGATGAAAACAGCAAAATCGATTACAAACAAACTATTTTTTAAAATAAGGCTTAATATAAGAAAGTGTTATTATTAAATAGGACTTATATTGAATTAGGAGTCCAAAATAAAACTTACTCAGGGGGAAGTAATAGTGATAAAAAAGCTCATTCTGCTCCTCATAGTCCTGGCAGTGTTAGTGTTTGGCTACCTGAATTGGGGGGGGAATCAGGGGCAAGAAGAGGCTGACTCCGGCAGTTCGGGCGGTACTTCAGGAGGAATGCCGAAGCCCGAAGAGATGCAGATGCCAGCAGAAGCAATTACGTCAGGAGAAGTGGAAACACCGGTTGAAACGGAAACACCGGTTGAAACGGAAACATTCGGGGAAGCGGGGACGCCGCAAGAAACAGACACCGCTGAAGGAGGAACGTCTGCTGAAACATTAACTCCGGGTACTGGTGACGGAATTGAATACGAGCAAACCGAAAACGTGACTGATGGAGAAGCCGGGACTGCGCAGCCTGTGGGAACCGAGCCAGGAACGTACCCTGTAGGGCTCAGGAATTATCTATTTAATCCCTCCGAGCTGGAGGTCAATACAGGGAATATGGTTGTGTGGAGAAATTATGAAGAAGCCAGTGTTTTTACCCTGAGCAGCGAAGAAGGGCTTTTCGAGGATCAAAGGCTTGAATACGAAAACACCTTTAACTACACATTCAATAAAACCGGAAGCTACAGGTTCAATGTAAACGGGTATCCGAACATGCAGATGACCATTACTGTAAAATAATATCCCAAAGTATAGCAACTTCAGATGATATGTAGAATTATAGTGGAAGGGACAACTAAAATTTCGGTCCCGGTCCCGCCTCCGGATGCAAATTTCCCTCCCTCGGCAGCGCCGGTGTTCTATAATCCGGAGATGGAACTGAACCGTGATATCAATGTTGCAGCAACTGCAGCATTTGTGGAGAGGCTTCTTTCAAGAAAAGATCTAAGGAGAGAGGAGATCCGCTACGTGGATGCTTTTTCAGCATCAGGGATCCGGGGGCTCAGGATCGCAGGGGAAGTTGGAATACATGCGACCATGAACGACTGGAGCCCTGAAGCCTTTGAACTGATAAAGGAAAATATAAATATTAACGGGCTTGAGGAAAAAGCTCAGGCTACACGCAAGAACGCAAATGCTCTGCTTCATGAGCAGAAATTCCATATCGTGGATATCGATCCTTTTGGGACTCCTGCGCCTTACCTTGATGCATCCGTAACTTCAGCGCAGGGCATGCTCTCGGTTACTGCAACAGATACTGCTCCCCTCTGTGGAGCTCACCTGAATTCGGGGATCAGAAAGTATGCAGCTGTACCCCTGAATACGGAATATCACAGCGAGATGGGCTTAAGGGTCCTGCTCGGAGCCTGTGCCAGAGAACTTGCAAAACACGAAAAAGGGATGCTACCTTTACTTTCCCATGTCACGCGTCATTATGTCCGGAGTTACCTTGAAGTGCTCCCCGGAACTAAACAGGCTGACAGGACCATGAAGTCCATGGGATTCAGTATTCATTGCCCTAAATGCGGGTTCAGAGGACCTGTGTATGGGCTTGCCGTCCATATTGACAGTGGTTGTCCGGCATGTGGGGCATTGACAAAGATTGCAGGACCTCTGTGGCTTGGGCCCTTCAAAGAGCCGGAGTTCTGCAATGAAGTGATTTCTGAGCTTGAAGCTCACCCTCTGAACACGAAAGATAAAGCAAAAAAAATAATTACATTCTGCAGGGACGAACTCGACATCCCCATGTTCTATGACCAGCACGTGATCTGCAAGGAACTTGGGGTTTCTGCAATAGGTATCGAGAGTCTGGTAGAGGCCCTTAGAGCCAGTGGGTTTGAAGCCTCAAGAACTCATTTCAGTGGTACCTCTTTCAAAACAGATGCTCCAATAGCTGAAATAAAGAAAATAATCCTGGCGCTTTCAGGATGACGGGAATATTCCTTTGAAAACAGGGGTAGAAACCTGTTCAAATATTATATAAACTATTAAAGAATAATAAACGCCTGATCTCAGATCCGGAAATAATCCGCTAAAAAAACTCAATGTGATATCATGTCCGACGAAGATGCAGAAAAGTTGTTTTTGCAGGAAAAACCCACGCTTGCACTTCTATTTACAGGTTCGATGGGAAAAACCTATGCCTCGGTTATTTCAAAGGAGATAGATTCGACATTTGCCCATACTACGAGGATTCTTTCGAAGATGGAACGTTCCGGACTTATAAGATTCACATTTGAAGGACGGATAAAGTTTGTCGAACTTACGGAGTACGGAAAAGAAGTCGAAACTGCTCTCCAAGAGTTCCGAAATGTAATTGCAAAGGGGTCCTCTTTGAGGGAAGATAGCCTGAAAACAGGGGGAGAAGGCCCAGAGGGGAAAGGCCGAGAAAGAGACGAAACGGAAGGTAAAGAGGTCGAAGGACAGGAAGAAGAAACCGAAAGTGAGATGAAAAAAGATCTTGACTTTCTAAGTGTTGAAATCCTTGAAAAAGTCCGGAATCTTAGCAATAAAATAAAGAGCATCCACAGGGAAGCAGTTGAGAAAG is drawn from Methanosarcina lacustris Z-7289 and contains these coding sequences:
- the iscB gene encoding RNA-guided endonuclease IscB, with the protein product MLVFVINQNKKSLMPCKPSKARKLLQAGKAKVVRNTPFTIKLLFGSSGYTQPVIAGMDTGSKVVGCAAIANGKVLYQSEIYLRENVSKKMDQRKMYRRTRRGRKTRYRPARFDNRGNSRREGRLAPSIKSKLEAHFREKRFLESLLPVTGWKVELASFDIHKITNSEVSGVGYQEGDLKGFYNVKAYVLDRDDYTCQHCREKSKDSRLHCHHIVFRSNQGSDAPENLITLCETCHKALHNGEFKLSGSKSKTKHATEIGILKSQIRKSGWNFAETFGYETKFRREQVLGLEKTHYFDAVAICCRDDQKVEVEDSVFLKRNVPAGDYQQRRGKRSEKKMPTGKLFGLRKFDLVKTENGIGFIRGKRSSGYFSISDIFGNKISDSVNVKKKCRRLSARSTTLVQMVQMTHSSPTCHFRQAENGEEGVSC
- a CDS encoding cupredoxin domain-containing protein — encoded protein: MIKKLILLLIVLAVLVFGYLNWGGNQGQEEADSGSSGGTSGGMPKPEEMQMPAEAITSGEVETPVETETPVETETFGEAGTPQETDTAEGGTSAETLTPGTGDGIEYEQTENVTDGEAGTAQPVGTEPGTYPVGLRNYLFNPSELEVNTGNMVVWRNYEEASVFTLSSEEGLFEDQRLEYENTFNYTFNKTGSYRFNVNGYPNMQMTITVK
- a CDS encoding cupredoxin domain-containing protein, whose protein sequence is MKIKLIVLLLVLGVVLFSGCAGNEKPSPNETVTPEDAVTPEEIVTPKEIVTPTETENPVVTESGEEDVTPGVNVTPEVNQTEEGPVVNTSGIRTAPYIVRLDNYRASPSSLDLKEGETVAWINYHDSPRRVFTLTSEEHLFEDMGLVYRRSFAYTFNETGTYNFTVIGQPRMTVNITVNKP
- a CDS encoding tRNA (guanine(10)-N(2))-dimethyltransferase, giving the protein MICRIIVEGTTKISVPVPPPDANFPPSAAPVFYNPEMELNRDINVAATAAFVERLLSRKDLRREEIRYVDAFSASGIRGLRIAGEVGIHATMNDWSPEAFELIKENININGLEEKAQATRKNANALLHEQKFHIVDIDPFGTPAPYLDASVTSAQGMLSVTATDTAPLCGAHLNSGIRKYAAVPLNTEYHSEMGLRVLLGACARELAKHEKGMLPLLSHVTRHYVRSYLEVLPGTKQADRTMKSMGFSIHCPKCGFRGPVYGLAVHIDSGCPACGALTKIAGPLWLGPFKEPEFCNEVISELEAHPLNTKDKAKKIITFCRDELDIPMFYDQHVICKELGVSAIGIESLVEALRASGFEASRTHFSGTSFKTDAPIAEIKKIILALSG